The Bombus vancouverensis nearcticus chromosome 2, iyBomVanc1_principal, whole genome shotgun sequence genome window below encodes:
- the LOC117160094 gene encoding putative fatty acyl-CoA reductase CG5065, whose product MSELSEIQSFYKGKVIFVTGGTGLMGKVLIEKLLYSCSDLNKIYILIRPKRGRTPEMRVDEMFKLLMFQRIQKQKPEAMKKVIPLSGDVGMKNLGLTNEQLEILINETDVVFHFAATLKLESKLKDAIDMNTVGTKRVIELGRKMKKLKAFVHLSTAFCYADKEELDEKVYESSADPHDVMRLVQWLDESAIDLITPKVLGLHPNTYTYSKRLAEKLVADEYPDLPCCIARPSIVTPALAEPLPGWVDNLNGPVGLMVGAGKGVIRSMLCNGSYHAEVIPVDLAINALIATAHRTATTTKDTSIPVYNMTQSGILPITWGEVLGKGKKIAYEYPFEGQIWYPTGDIHSSKFVHNLIVFLFHIIPAYFIDFLMLIFRQKRFMVRIQRRISVGLEVLQYFTMREWTFHNSNLLIMRQEMSAKDKEIFPIDFSSIDHAEYIKTCVLGARQYCMKENLSTLPSARRHQAILYVIHIIAVYLFYFGTLYLIYKNFEIARSGLDSVTEHVKSLSILGGVMRKVHQ is encoded by the exons atgagcGAATTAAGCGAGATACAATCCTTTTACAAAGGAAAAGTCATTTTTGTAACCGGAGGGACCGGTTTGATGGGAAAAGTCCTAATTGAGAAGCTACTTTATAGTTGTAGCGATTTAAATAAGATTTATATTTTGATACGACCAAAAAGAGGTCGTACTCCCGAGATGCGTGTCGACGAAATGTTTAAATTACTC ATGTTTCAAAGAATACAAAAGCAAAAGCCTGAAGCGATGAAGAAAGTTATACCTTTAAGCGGGGATGTGGGTATGAAGAATTTAGGATTAACTAACGAGCAACTCGAAATATTGATAAACGAAACTGACGTAGTATTCCATTTTGCCGCAACCCTTAAATTAGAATCTAAGTTGAAGGACGCTATTGACATGAATAcg GTCGGAACGAAAAGGGTTATAGAATTAGGTAGAAAGATGAAAAAGCTGAAGGCATTTGTGCATCTGAGCACAGCCTTCTGTTACGCCGACAAAGAGGAACTCGACGAAAAAGTGTACGAATCATCCGCTGATCCTCACGACGTTATGAGGCTGGTTCAATGGCTAGATGAAAGTGCCATCGATCTTATTACACCCAA GGTGTTGGGTCTTCATCCGAATACTTATACGTATTCAAAGAGATTGGCCGAAAAGCTGGTAGCAGACGAATACCCGGATTTACCTTGTTGCATTGCCAGACCATCGATag TAACTCCAGCTTTGGCAGAACCGTTACCAGGTTGGGTGGATAACCTAAACGGACCTGTGGGCCTTATGGTGGGTGCAGGCAAAGGTGTGATAAGGTCGATGCTCTGTAATGGAAGCTATCACGCCGAAGTAATACCCGTCGACCTTGCTATCAATGCGTTAATCGCAACCGCACATAGAACGGCTACGACGACCAA AGATACAAGTATACCGGTATACAATATGACGCAAAGTGGCATATTACCCATTACGTGGGGAGAAGTATTGGGTAAAGGCAAAAAGATCGCGTATGAATATCCCTTCGAAGGACAAATTTGGTATCCAACCGGTGACATACATAGCAGCAAATTCGTACATAATCTGATCGTCTTCTTGTTTCACATTATACCGGCttatttcatcgattttcttATGTTGATATTTCGGCAAAAGAGATT TATGGTTCGTATCCAAAGACGTATTTCCGTCGGACTCGAAGTTTTACAATACTTCACTATGAGGGAATGGACCTTCCATAACTCAAACTTGCTAATAATGCGGCAAGAAATGAGTGCGAAAGACAAGGAGATTTTCCCAATAGATTTCTCGTCTATCGATCATGCCGAGTATATAAAAACTTGCGTTCTAGGTGCACGACAATATTGCATGAAAGAGAATTTGTCCACATTGCCGAGCGCTAGAAGACACCAAGCGAT ATTATACGTCATTCACATAATTGCTGTCTATCTATTTTACTTCggaacgttatatcttatttacAAGAACTTCGAAATAGCAAGATCTGGTTTGGATTCTGTCACGGAGCACGTGAAATCTTTGTCAATTTTGGGTGGAGTTATGCGAAAGGTCCACCAGTAA